Below is a genomic region from Halobacterium sp. CBA1132.
GGCGCGCCGAACATCGCGTACAGCCACGACGACTCCACGAGGAACTGCGCGACGAACAACACCACGCCGGCCTGCACGACGCTGGCCGCCATCCCCTGCCAGATGTGGCCTTTCTTCCAGTGCGCGAGTTCGTGCGCGAGCACGCTCTGGAGCTCCGTCTCGTCGAGTTGGTCGACGAGCGTGTCGAAGAGGACGACGCGCTTGGTCGCGCCGAACCCCGTGAAGAACGCGTTCGAGTGCCCCGAGCGCGAACTGGCGTTCATCACGTAAACGTCGTCGCAGGTGAACCCGGCGCGCTCGAAGACGTCGTCGACGGCCTCCCGGAGGCTGGAGTCCTCGACGGGCTCGAAGTCGTAGAACAGCGGCATGAACACGCGCGGCACGATAATCTGGGTGGCGAGCAGGAAGACGCCGACGACGCCGGTGGCGGCGAGCCACCACCACTCGGGGAACGCGTCCACGACGAACAGCACGGCCGCACCGAGCGCGGCGACGAGGGCGTCGGTGAACGCGGTGCTGACGAGCTTGTCGCGGACGAAGAGTGTGGGCGACTGCTCGTTGAAGTCGAACGTGTCCTCGACGCCGAACGTCTCGACGGCGTCGAACGGCACGCGGAGCGCCTGCATCGCGAGCGCGGCGCCGACGAACACGGCGACACCGGCCAGCAGGTCGTTGCCGATAGCGTCGTGGACGGCGGCGACGGCGTCACCGAACAAGCCGCTGTAGAGCACGAGCAGGACGACGCCGAGCACGACGACGCTCTGCAGTTGGCTGGCGGCGGTCGTCAGCCGGTGGTAGTCCAGCAGTCGTTCGGGGTCGTCGACGCCGACGGTGTCGGCCAGCCACTCGGTGCGCTCGCGGACCGTCCGGTCGGCGTGGCGGACGTTCAGCGCGGCGAGCGCGACGAAGAAGCCGGTCGACCCGGCGACCAGCAGGAGGAAGGCGGCGTGGTACGCGAGCATACGACGGGCTAGGCGCTCGGTCGTGAAAACGTCTGTCGTGTCGGCGAACGGAGAACAGCGAGGGAGTAGGTCAGTCCCGGACGGAGTCGAGGATGAGCCGCTGTTCGACGCGCTTGACCTCGTGTTGGACGTCGCGGACGGCGTCGATGTTCGCCGAAATCGAGGAGATGCCGGTCTCCACGAGGAAGTTCACCATCTCGGGTTTGGAGCCGGCCTGCCCGCAGATGCTGGTGGCGACGTCGTGCTCGCGACACGACTCGATGGCGGTCTCGATGAGGTCGAGAACCGCGGGGTGGAGTTCGTCGAAGCGGTCGGCGACGTTGCCGTTGTTCCGGTCGACGGCGAGCGTGTACTGCGTGAGGTCGTTCGTGCCGAACGACGCGAAGTCGATGCCCTCGGCGGCGAGCTCCTCGATGGAGAGCGCGGCCGCGGGCGTCTCGATCATCGCCCCCCACGTGCGCTTCTCGGTG
It encodes:
- a CDS encoding M48 family metallopeptidase; translation: MLAYHAAFLLLVAGSTGFFVALAALNVRHADRTVRERTEWLADTVGVDDPERLLDYHRLTTAASQLQSVVVLGVVLLVLYSGLFGDAVAAVHDAIGNDLLAGVAVFVGAALAMQALRVPFDAVETFGVEDTFDFNEQSPTLFVRDKLVSTAFTDALVAALGAAVLFVVDAFPEWWWLAATGVVGVFLLATQIIVPRVFMPLFYDFEPVEDSSLREAVDDVFERAGFTCDDVYVMNASSRSGHSNAFFTGFGATKRVVLFDTLVDQLDETELQSVLAHELAHWKKGHIWQGMAASVVQAGVVLFVAQFLVESSWLYAMFGAPEVPAAGLLLAALWVEPVSQFATPLSNRLWLANEREADAFAVDVMGDGDPLAGALASLTSENLGNPFPHPLYETFHYQHPPVPERIRYLTAD